TGTCAGGAAAGAGCAGAGAGAATCGGCATAGATCCCTCACATGGAGTCCCAGGCTGGGCGTGGCAAACGCACGGTCCGGGCAGTGCTATCCCGGTACCACCGTTCTCTACTGCAGCATCATCAGGATTCTCAATTTCTGCTACCTATCCATCGCCTGCCATGTTTCCAACAAAACCGATGAACTCAATTCCTCAGAGTATCTCATTTGCTTCATCCGTTGCACCTGGTAGCAATGCAGCTCATCAATACTATTACCAGGTGAAGTCCCCGCACGCACCATCCTAACCCATCCTTGTAATGCAGACATGAAAACAAATGGCAGCATGTCTGCTGAAAATTCTTTGTATAATTCAGTCACTGATTGGCGTATACTGAGATTTCTGATTGGCACCTCTTGGGGTGAAACCATTATGCACATAATGTGTGAAGGAAATGCTCTATATCTTCAATTTAGTTGTTGGTTGTCAAAATCCATGGTATTCCTTGCCAATTTCCAGTTAATATTCAACCctgaaaatagaaggaagagaatGCCTGTTGCTGTATTTTCTCGTTGTGAATTTATCAACGTGCGTGGTTGACATTCTCGACAGATTAGGCAAAAATAGATTTGTTTGCTTTTCTCTTTCGTTACATTTTTCAAAatgacaaaaaaagaaaagaaaaagaaacatctatATTTTTTTGGGAAAGAAAAACTTAACTTTTTAAGGAACTTTATGACTGCGCTCCAATGTTGCAGCTTTTAATCCGATAGACCAAAACAGTTCCTTGAATAACTAACTGTTCATGCAAGAATGTCTCCGTTTTCcttcgtgttttttttttttttttttttttctggaaaTTAATGTCCTTACTAGGTCTGACCTATCGGATGAGAGTGGGAAAAAAAAGGGGGAGAGAAAACAGTGAACTGTAATATCTCACGACTCGCGAGTCAAACCTGCAACTTCATTGGAATGAGAATTATCATATCCAGATTTAACGCGCAAGGGTGACAGAAGTACATGCTATTGCATTGGTCGCATAATAGCACTGTTCAGATATTGGAGCTGCCAGTAAATCTCTAAATCAATGGAGCAGGCTCCAAAGCCATGAAATCTGATGCGCTCGtctgttcttttgttttttattttacctCGAGAAAGAAAAGAATCGTTCTAACCAGGATCTCTATTATGGCATGTGAGGAAGGGTAAGTCAATAGTCATTAATACTTTTTTCTAGATATTTTTACTAGACTTAATATTCGGATTGTTTAAACGTCTAATACTTGTTTAACTCAATTAGTGAATTAATTACTATAtaatctaaattaattatttgagaTCATTATTATTGGCCATAAATAATGTGCGCAAAGAAGGCCTAGTCCAAGGCCTTATTGGACTTGTTAATATGGGTCTACAAAAAAGTCGTATTTTATATTATGGGGATTCAAGTTATTAATTTATACGATCGCAAATTGGTACAGATAGATAAGAGTCTATATTCTTTAACCATCTCTTTTTGGTTCGATACTCACTGTAAGATGGGAATGAAGTTTACTTGTTTGAGAGGGTCACTCACTTTAGATTCAATCATTCTAGTTGTTTTAACAGAATATTTCTCTATTTTACTCTCGTTCTCTCTTAATGATTTAAATTACATGGTATCTATTAATATGTTGTTAAGTTAATAACATATTGAAAACATTGACGTAAACTCTCGGAATTAACATTCAATTTGACTTTTGAAATTTgattcttaaattttaattaatttaaattagacctTAAAATAATCGTAATTTGTGTTAATTTTTGaactcatttttattatttagcaTGTTAATCTATCGCATTGAATAAAATAGAACAATGATATTATATATTGGCAATCAATATTCAATAGAATAACATCGTTTCacttaatagaaattaaaatatagctcGCTTTATAATTAAcactaataaaaaaatctattttaaccTCTATTCATGTGAAATAACGTCATTTGATCAAAGATTAGGTACCATTGTATTAATATAAAATGATATCATCTTATTTTATTAAGTATATAGCAACTTAATATATCAAATTAGTAAACCGTTGATAGAAATAATACTAAAGATTAATATGAATTACAACAATTATTTTTCGAATTTAATTTGAATctattaaaattttagggattacttttaagTTGGATCTCAAATTTGAAGGATAAGATGGAATATTATCTCTCTACCCTCTTGGATCTAATTTGGACTTCACGAAATCAAATCAAATGCTATTATTGAAAAGGTTGGATATAGATATAAAGCATTGAAGCCTAGTCTTGATCTAACTCCTCAATATTGGATAAGAGTTTTGCAGTGGAGTGTCCACCACTTCTCTTcattaaaataacattaaaaacaTGTGGCTCCAAAGAAAACACCCCATTGGTTAGGATTGTAGGACCACGAGTCGTGTGTGTGAAGaattatttgtatcttttttttttttttcatgtttctctctctcttaggGTGGGTCATTGTTCCCCCACATTGGTCTCTTTCTTTGTTGTGCAACTCTGTCATATAGTAGTTGCTATGTATTATGAAATCATGCACGATTACTGTGCACTGTGTTCAACGTTTTCTTTTAAGGAGACCATACCTTCCCCACAGCCACAGGTAACTCATCAATTATTGCTCACACAAATTATATTTACTCTTCGCAAAAAACAAGTTTCATTATAAGTTATTACTTATTATAAACCAAAAGATGTAATatttgcaaataaataaataaattgataattgattttaatatttttttggtcgGAGGATAATAATTAACTTACATATTATGGTTTTCTGTTCACTAGCGAAGTGGCACAGTCCCTTATCATTTGCCAGTTGCCATGAGCTTGCTCGCATCCAACTGTTTCTAACGTTGTTGCTATGACAACCATACAACACATGAACATGTCAATAGCCAAATAAATCCACCACAAAAAAATGAACGCATGGAACAtggtgggtgaagaattgaatgcCCAATAAAACATGTGTTGGGCCGACCGTGGAGAGCTCTCGAACAATCGGGGAGacttcggggaggaatcaagcgagagaacataagatgagaagacaccataaggttttgagttggatgtggtgtcttctcattttatgttctctcacttgattcctccccgaagtCTCCCCGGTTGTCGAGAGCTTTCTACGGTCGAcccaacaaagtggtatcagagccgatggttaatcggtctggtgattttaaggggtattcaaggtgaagtatcgaaagtcttcccggcaaaggtggtccggacggcgtgtcccgcggtgttttgcgacggtgtgatggacgaatactcgtggtggtggaggagctagaggggagttggtgcttgatgtggaggctcacacttgagggggagattgttagtgttgcaagtgtgaagaatgttgaagttagtcccacatcaaagaaagcatggaagagtgaagagttcataagatgagagacccattaacttgacaccttaaggttttgagttggatgtggtgtcttctcatcttttaagcagtatttaaattaaaaaaatctgtaTCTTATAGATTATGTCTTAGTGTCACAACTTGAAAGAGATACACTAAATATATGTCTTTTACTGtgccttttaaaattttatgtttcaacaAACAAACGGTATACATGTACTACCGTATCCATGTCTCTGATGGACATAGACATTAACCAAACGGAGCCTTATTGAAATCTGACCAGCACTTAACTAGTAAAAAAAAGTGAGTAAATTTCATATTATTGGATAAaattttacaccattaaaaataccaataataattaattgatggctacaaatcacaaaacttgTTTGGGTCTGCCACTCATAGACAAGTTTCTTCTTCCAAATGATCAggtaattcaaaatattttttttttggatctgGGGGTAATTCAAGAGATTCtgaactttttctttcttttttttttaacttgggCTGCTCAACTTTTTCTTTGGTATATAGTTTTTCTTGGTAGGCTATGCGGGCTCAATCAGTTGGGTTATAAGTGTTGGACCTAGGGAGATGGATAAAAGAATTAAATTCAATTACCAAAAAAAGTTTGAAGTCCAAGTCAACATATATTTGGGTACGTATACCTTTGAGAACAACATGCACGATGCATGACTATACTGCATGATACACCGAAACAATAACGAATTGTTTTCACTTTCCAATCAAACATGACATTTTTTTTTACTAGGAAATTCcgttaaatatttttcttaataaaaatggaaaaataaacaaaatattcaATGGGATTATTCTTATTTCTTACATTTGGTATTGTGTTGAGTGAGTCTTGGTGTCCATGAAATCAGCATAAGCGACGAGATCGAACGGCACAGAAGGAGTTAGCAGAAGATTCTTCTTCCCACAAAGCTGGCTCCCCCACTGACTCGTGCTACATTGTTTGAATTCAGATCTACGATTTCAGGTCTGTTAGTTATTAATAACTGGCGTGTGGCGCGAGGCCAGCAGCACTGTTGTTgcgtaactaactaactaactaagcaTGGGAAAGTCGTACCCAACGGTGAGTGAAGATTACGAGAAGGCCATTCAGAAGGCGAGGAGAAAGCTGAGGGGATTGATCTTCGAGAAGCAATGCGCTCCCCTTATGCTCCGTTTGGCGTAAGTAATAACTTGTATTCTAATCTAAACTAAATGAAATCAAATATTAATTTGAATTGATAATATTTAGATGGCACTCGGCGGGTACGTTCGACGTGAAGACGAAGACGGGTGGTCCATTCGGAACCATGAAGCACGAAGCTGAACAAAAGCATGAAGCTAACAGGGGGCTTGATATTGCTGTCAACCTCTTGGAGCCTCTCAAGCAGCACTTCCCTAACATTACATACGCTGATTTTTACCAGTTGGCCGGCGTTGTTGCCGTTGAGGTTACCGGTGGCCCCGAAGTTCCTTTTCACCCTGGCAGAGAGGTAActaattcatttatttttgtatttataattagtcaattatttatttgtctttaaaataaaaagtcaGAGACTCAAATTTATTGTTAACCAACTTTTtcttctcattattcctttaattTGATTAGGACAAGGCTGATCCACCTCCAGAGGGTCGCTTGCCCGATGCAACAAAGGGTAATGACCATTTGAGGGAGTTGTTTGTGCAAACAATGGGACTCACTGATCAAGATATTGTTGCCCTTTCTGGTGCTCACACCCTTGTAAGTTCGATTGATAGAAAAAATAGTGTAAAATCATTTCTCTTATGTAATAACTAATAACTAACATCAATTGGATGCAGGGTAGGTGCCACAAGGATCGTTCTGGATTTGAGGGTCCTTGGACTTCCAATCCTCTGGTTTTTGACAACTCGTACTTCACGTGAGTTTGACATATTCCTAATTCTCTAACATGTAGTCCAATAGAGTACCATAACACAATTTGTTCGGTGATAAATGATAGGGAACTGGTGGGGGGCGAAAGGGAGGGACTTTTGCAGCTCCCAACTGACAAGGCATTGCTGGAGGATCCTGTTTTCCGCCCTCTTGTTGAGAAATATGCCTCAGTGTGTACAAACTTCATTTATATGCATTTCTTATACCATCATTATATAACACTACTTGTGTGCTGATCCATCTCAATTCAGGATGAAGACGCATTCTTTGCTGATTACACTCAAGCTCACTTAAAGCTCTCCGAACTTGGGTACCTACTCTACTTAATTTCTAATCTTATTCTTAAGTTTATTTACACTTCATATATGTGTGTAAGTAAATACTTTTCTCATTATTCGCAGGTTTGCTGATGCCTAATTAAGAAACGGGACACCAGGAGCGATCTTGAAGGATCACAAATTCTCTTTATCTTTCACTTTAGCTTACATGATTTTTAAGGCAATGACTTATGATAGAATCCAGATACAGATTTTGAGACTAGTTATTTTTTTTCCGGCTGGCGCGACGAGCTTTTGATGAGTAATAAcaattttcataatatttttttttaaataaatactatgACTTAGGGATTATATTTTCTTCTTGCTGTCTGCAATGTATGTATGAAtttctgattttttatttatggTTGAAAAGAGATGTCGTCTAGAGGTACAACCAATTCAACAAAACTTACAAACCAAACTCAAGTACCATGACTCAACAAGCAAGaaatttaaatatcaattatACGACAAAATTAATCTTCATTTCAGTAATATTACAAATCGATATTTGCTTACAGTACAAGTACTATTACAGAACCCATATGAATTGTTGGGGCCAAATTGAGTGTTGAGTGTTGACCATAAAAAAGGCATACCTTAGATCAGAATCATTCCTCCGTAAATTAAATAACACTAGCttcttattgaaaaaaaaaaaagaatgttttGCAAAATAGGAATATTTGTACAAAGTACTAAAAGCTAATTAGGATGTtcaccaagaaaaagaaaaaaaaaagtttagggGACTAACAACTTTATCAAAGTCTAATTAGTACGTAACCAATAAAGAAAAGTGAACTATtaaatgaaatctcacaccattaagaGCCTCATTAATGACTATTTGAtgactataaatcccaaaagttGCTGACTCTAGCATTCCtcggttaaaaatataaaacaagtaAATACCTTAACCACAATTATTCATTCAGCTCAAAGTCACGGaagagtattttaataaaaaacatCTTGACTGTCAaagttttaatttagttattgaaattgaaaaaaataacccTAAATCTTTTTATCCTTTTATAAGATTAATACTCAATTAAGTCTAAGAAATTATTATTGATCAGCTTTAACATCATCTTTATCTATACCAACAGATCAATCAAGTGGGGGATAAAACATGCAGTACCACTATTAGTTTCAAAATAACACACGAGGTTAAGCAACATTGGCCTATAAAAGAAAACACCAAGGCGTGTTTTGAGGACAGTTGAGAAATGCAAGAAATGACCGGCACACACTCGTCCCatagcagagaagaagaagctcagAAGAATATGGGTGGGGGTTGGACAACCTTTCCCTTCATCATTGGTACTCGTTCTTTCTTAATTTCTATGGAATGTTCACCATCATTCTTCTGTCACAATCTCACTAGCTAGCTCGCAccaacatatatatgtatatataatataataattacacTTACACATGCTCATAGATGGAttttaatttctttctatttttgggtACTGTTGAACAGTGGCAGTAGCTGGGTTAACACTTGCAAGTTCAGGAATTCGGGCAAACTTGATCGTGTATCTGATACAAGAGTTCAATATAAAGAGCATAACTGCTGCTCAGATTTCTAATGTCCTTAATGGCAGCACAAGTCTATTCCCATTTATTGCTGCTGTGGTTGCTGACTCTTTCTTTGGCTCTTTTCCTGTAGCCTTGGTTTCTTCCTGTGTTGATTTGCTGGTAATAATAACTCATAACTCTAGAATCCAAGCTCATTTAGCTTCCCCCAAGCTTTCACTTCAAGAATTGAATGGTTTTACTATATCATTATTGATCAACTCTTACTATAAAGTTTAATTTGCATTTTCTTTCATTATGATAATATTTTACATGCAAATTTTGATTGGATCctactcttttcttttttaacaAAGTGTGTAAGTTCAATTAGCTTGATTGTGACACAATATTTGCAATGATATCTATATGAGACTAGTGTATGCCAAATTTGAAAACAGACCGAGAATGTACGGCATGAGCAATCATAAAGTGTGCTCTGTGAAAACATTATTTCTTGAACTTGAAGAAATAGTAACATGATAGATGAAAACTGATGTTAGGACCATCCTTCTCTCCTGAAATGATGACTCAACAGTATAAAACCACATCCAATATTGCTTAGCTTTCATGCTACAACAAAGACTCCAAAATTAAACAAAGTGATGTATTTGCACAGGGAACAGTGATATTTGCGTTGACGGCAAGCATAAAATCCTTAAGGCCTGAAGAGTGCATGAACAAGGGATCAAGATTGTGCGAAGCACCATCGAGAGTGCAATATGGCGTCCTATACACGGCACTAACACTAGCAGCAATCGGCTTCGGTGGCATGCGCTTCACAACAGCAACTCTTGGAGCAAACCAGTTCGATAACCCAGAACACCAAGCCATCTTCTTCAACTGGTTCTTATTCACTTGGTACGTTGTTTCAGTTGCAGGCTTCACCGGAATCGTCTACATGGAAGTCAATGTGAGTTGGAGTGTGGGGTTCTGGATTTGTGCTGCTTCCATCTTGATTGGCGTCATAGTTTTCTTGGTGGGGTACCGCTATTATCGCCCTGAAAAGCCACAAGGAAGCGCCCTTGGGGATCTTGCTAGAGTTCTTGTTGCTTCTGTTCGAAAGTGGAAGTCTCAGCTTTCATCAACAACAAATAATTACTATAGTGGCTTGGTTCCAGTGTCGGCAGTACCGGGAAAAAGATTAAGGTACTGAAGTGTAGTGTTATTGTTGGATTACTATTAATGCATAGGGTTATTCACTTCATTCCTTGAAGTGATCCATGTTATATCATATCCATgcgttgaaccggttcaaccgggaACCGGCGTAGAAAACGGTCTGCTCCTCCTACTAAAACCGCTAGAAAATCGCTGAACCGGCCGGTTGGACCGGACCGGGAATCGACCCGTTTGTATAACACGCCGTCGTTTTGATTTtgttaaggaaaaaaaaaaaaaaaaagaaaacccacCCACCCCACGCGAGTTACTCCCCTCACCCCACCAAAACACCCCGTCCTTTGAAAGACAACACAGAACACACAGCAAGAGCAAGCCTTAGCTCTTCCCCAAAATACAAACGAAGCACTCTGCCACTCTCTCACTCAAGCGaccatcctcctccttcctctccAACTCGAGCTCCTCCCTCACTACCACACATGCTTCGTCCAGCCACCGCCGTCGAAGCCACCGCCTTGCTTGCCGGTCGTCTTCGGCGCTGTTCGAACTTCGAAGCCACCGTCGTCGCCGCAACTGGTCTCGCCTCGTTCCTCCATCGCGCAACCACTGTCCCGCCACGTCGCCTCTGTTCCACCGCGTCAGCCCCACCGTCGTGCTCCTTGTCCCGCTCTGTGCTTTGTCTTGAAGGATCTAGTTCGTTCCTTAATTGATTGAGCAGGTAAGTAAATTCATCTTCCCCCTTGACTAAGCCTGGTCGAGTTGGATTTTTCACAACGATACTACAATCTCTGCTCTCTTTAGAAGTTTTTTTTAACTGTAATTgttgttttaaacttttaattggtTAGTTAATCTATAAATTTTCAtcttgcttcttcaattgttgTTATCATTGGTCATTACTGTGATTTAGGATTGTTAATGATCTTGAATATTGATTCTGATATGCTCT
This region of Arachis hypogaea cultivar Tifrunner chromosome 8, arahy.Tifrunner.gnm2.J5K5, whole genome shotgun sequence genomic DNA includes:
- the LOC112708373 gene encoding L-ascorbate peroxidase, cytosolic-like isoform X2, which translates into the protein MGKSYPTVSEDYEKAIQKARRKLRGLIFEKQCAPLMLRLAWHSAGTFDVKTKTGGPFGTMKHEAEQKHEANRGLDIAVNLLEPLKQHFPNITYADFYQLAGVVAVEVTGGPEVPFHPGREDKADPPPEGRLPDATKGNDHLRELFVQTMGLTDQDIVALSGAHTLGRCHKDRSGFEGPWTSNPLVFDNSYFTELVGGEREGLLQLPTDKALLEDPVFRPLVEKYASDEDAFFADYTQAHLKLSELGFADA
- the LOC112708373 gene encoding L-ascorbate peroxidase, cytosolic-like isoform X1; its protein translation is MGKSYPTVSEDYEKAIQKARRKLRGLIFEKQCAPLMLRLAWHSAGTFDVKTKTGGPFGTMKHEAEQKHEANRGLDIAVNLLEPLKQHFPNITYADFYQLAGVVAVEVTGGPEVPFHPGREDKADPPPEGRLPDATKGNDHLRELFVQTMGLTDQDIVALSGAHTLGRCHKDRSGFEGPWTSNPLVFDNSYFTELVGGEREGLLQLPTDKALLEDPVFRPLVEKYASDEDAFFADYTQAHLKLSELGYLLYLISNLILKFIYTSYMCVSKYFSHYSQVC